The Conexivisphaera calida genome includes a region encoding these proteins:
- a CDS encoding PIN domain-containing protein — protein sequence MEAVVDTNFVIAVIFKDHEHHKEALKEWRGISRAYLPLISLTEMAYFFIKSEVNLEVMDEVLSDPKVEVVVNTADDLRFAVENRDRIAGYDDFNDFLILSVARRLRLPLLTFDRKLRRKSG from the coding sequence TTGGAAGCGGTAGTTGACACGAATTTCGTGATCGCGGTCATTTTCAAGGATCACGAACACCACAAGGAGGCATTGAAGGAGTGGAGGGGAATCAGCAGGGCGTATCTCCCTCTGATTTCGTTGACTGAGATGGCATATTTTTTCATAAAGAGTGAGGTGAACCTCGAAGTCATGGACGAGGTGTTGAGCGATCCAAAGGTCGAGGTCGTGGTTAATACCGCGGACGATCTCCGCTTCGCGGTCGAAAATAGGGATAGAATTGCTGGATATGATGACTTCAACGACTTCCTCATCCTCTCGGTGGCCCGTAGGCTGAGGCTGCCTCTGCTGACTTTCGATAGGAAGCTGAGGAGGAAGAGCGGTTGA
- a CDS encoding AbrB/MazE/SpoVT family DNA-binding domain-containing protein translates to MEEVKVTRNYQITIPYWARKELGIEIGAKLLVQVEGDKIIISKKTGDIASLGLTLGRKITEEEIDRAIDEAGREIGSGS, encoded by the coding sequence ATGGAAGAGGTTAAGGTGACCAGAAACTATCAGATCACGATACCCTATTGGGCTAGGAAGGAGCTTGGCATAGAAATAGGGGCCAAACTGCTGGTTCAAGTGGAGGGAGATAAGATAATCATATCCAAGAAGACCGGCGATATAGCATCCCTGGGCCTCACTTTAGGTAGAAAGATCACCGAGGAGGAGATAGATCGGGCAATAGACGAGGCTGGAAGAGAGATTGGAAGCGGTAGTTGA
- a CDS encoding MBL fold metallo-hydrolase: MSVRITILVDNYASMPISLRARLLAEWGFSAYLHEPRILFDTGLSGYALINNARALGIDPDEPEYLVLSHRHLDHTGGVIKFLGVRSRPLKIVAHENLFARAISADEKGTIDVGVNFTNEDLRRRNVELILIRDPYSLPGGVVVSGEIPRKWGPSHAGGVGDAVPDDMALYIDTPRGLVILTGCGHSGPENIVEYGLQLTGAESIRAIIGGLHFMGLDEDRMGEAADYLASKKPELVVGTHCTGIVGQAVIWERMRNSFALGGVGASFEI; the protein is encoded by the coding sequence GTGAGTGTGAGGATAACCATTTTGGTGGATAACTACGCATCAATGCCCATATCACTGAGGGCGAGACTGCTGGCGGAGTGGGGATTCTCGGCGTACCTACACGAGCCCAGGATCCTGTTCGACACGGGATTGAGCGGTTACGCGCTGATCAACAACGCGCGGGCCCTGGGCATCGATCCAGACGAGCCAGAGTATCTGGTCCTGAGCCACAGGCATCTGGACCACACGGGCGGCGTCATCAAGTTCCTCGGTGTTAGATCCAGGCCGTTGAAGATCGTTGCGCATGAGAACCTGTTCGCCAGGGCGATCTCAGCCGACGAGAAGGGCACGATCGACGTCGGGGTCAACTTCACGAACGAGGATCTCAGGAGGAGGAACGTAGAGCTGATTTTGATACGGGATCCGTACTCACTCCCCGGAGGTGTCGTGGTCTCGGGGGAGATCCCCAGGAAGTGGGGGCCGAGCCACGCGGGAGGCGTCGGCGATGCGGTTCCGGACGACATGGCGCTCTACATTGACACTCCGAGGGGACTCGTGATCCTGACTGGCTGCGGGCACTCAGGGCCGGAGAACATAGTGGAGTACGGGCTTCAGCTGACGGGCGCTGAAAGCATCCGCGCGATCATCGGGGGCCTGCACTTCATGGGTCTCGACGAGGACAGGATGGGGGAGGCCGCGGATTATTTGGCCAGCAAGAAGCCGGAGCTCGTGGTGGGAACGCACTGCACGGGCATCGTAGGCCAGGCCGTCATCTGGGAACGCATGCGCAATTCCTTCGCGCTCGGAGGAGTCGGTGCGTCATTTGAAATTTGA
- a CDS encoding AAA family ATPase: MVVPVLFDLMPKRRRKDLYDFEDEMRALMDAYAGGRLVVITALRRMGKTSLLLTSLNEGKLPYVFLDARRVVGTPGVRGLAEELERGVNEFVASRSPVSVRFLELLRGVRGVDVDLARPSVSVHWGRKDRVDVATALERLDEAARGAGTRIVVALDEAQELRAAAPWLPRLLAYAYDHLEGIVLAISGSQVGVLRDFLGIDDPHGALYGRFLHEVRLRRLSREEALDFLRRGFSEVEVTPSEGVLQEAVEHFDGIIGWLAYFGWSYSRGMGDVGSILDMAARQEAEELRGFLSRSLAARRYRAILRAATRGPASWSSLKGAVEAEDGVEMDPHNFNELLQRLVKMGFLEREGNGLYVFADRVLATAAAKYL; this comes from the coding sequence GTGGTGGTACCAGTGCTGTTCGACCTCATGCCAAAGAGGAGGAGGAAGGATCTCTACGACTTCGAGGACGAGATGCGCGCCCTCATGGATGCGTACGCCGGCGGCAGGCTGGTCGTCATCACGGCGCTCAGGAGGATGGGCAAGACCAGCCTCCTCCTCACCTCGCTGAATGAGGGCAAGCTGCCCTACGTGTTCCTGGACGCCAGAAGGGTGGTGGGCACACCGGGCGTGAGGGGGCTGGCGGAGGAGCTCGAGAGGGGGGTGAACGAGTTCGTGGCGAGCCGCTCACCGGTGTCTGTGAGGTTCCTGGAGCTCCTGAGGGGGGTCCGGGGGGTGGATGTGGACCTCGCGAGGCCGTCGGTCAGCGTGCACTGGGGCAGGAAGGACCGCGTCGACGTGGCCACGGCGCTGGAGCGTCTGGACGAGGCGGCGCGTGGGGCCGGGACCAGAATCGTCGTGGCGCTGGATGAGGCGCAGGAGCTCAGGGCCGCGGCGCCGTGGCTCCCCCGCCTGCTGGCCTACGCGTACGATCACCTGGAGGGGATAGTGCTGGCCATCAGCGGCTCACAGGTTGGAGTCCTCCGCGATTTCCTGGGAATTGATGACCCACACGGCGCCCTCTACGGCAGATTCCTCCACGAGGTCAGGCTCAGGAGGCTGTCGCGCGAGGAGGCCCTGGACTTCCTGAGGAGGGGGTTCTCCGAGGTCGAAGTCACACCGTCCGAGGGCGTGCTGCAGGAGGCCGTGGAGCACTTCGACGGCATAATAGGCTGGCTGGCATACTTCGGCTGGAGCTACTCCAGGGGGATGGGCGACGTGGGGTCCATACTGGACATGGCGGCGAGACAGGAGGCGGAGGAGCTGAGGGGGTTCCTCTCGAGATCCTTGGCTGCGAGGAGGTACCGCGCGATACTCAGGGCCGCGACGAGGGGACCGGCCAGCTGGAGCTCTCTGAAGGGCGCCGTCGAGGCGGAGGATGGTGTGGAGATGGATCCGCACAACTTCAACGAACTGCTCCAGAGGCTCGTTAAGATGGGGTTCCTGGAGAGGGAAGGGAACGGGCTCTACGTTTTCGCGGATCGCGTGCTCGCGACAGCTGCAGCGAAGTACCTCTGA
- a CDS encoding AAA family ATPase has translation MLFSTEPKDSIEDLFDREREVEKLKNSLKERMTLILGPRRIGKSSLVLSTLNSLGVNFIFVDVRRAYDDVSRKVPAERLYEEMRSSLLRLSKRERVKDIIGRLNVSLEYPVGARIPIEEIKNNILKIFETLNDIGGAIVVFDEAQYLRYSTVGLRPVLAHVYDYMDGITTILTGSEVGLLHDFVGVDDPDSELYGRYHSSIELKPLDREKSREFLRRGFGELGIDVDEGVLERAVSELDGIIGWLVYFGKLYADRGEEALEDVRSMGARLLRKELDEVFSRSPYYAHIMKAIATLGRARWKNVLNYVAAQVGRASNVTVSRNLRNLIKMGFVEKDGDEYLIADPIVRYAMLEGY, from the coding sequence TTGCTGTTCTCTACCGAGCCGAAGGATTCCATCGAGGACCTCTTCGACAGGGAACGCGAGGTGGAGAAGTTGAAGAACAGCCTGAAGGAGCGCATGACGCTGATACTGGGGCCCAGGAGGATAGGGAAGTCCAGCCTAGTCCTCTCCACGCTCAATTCGCTCGGCGTCAATTTCATTTTCGTGGACGTGAGAAGGGCATATGATGACGTCTCCAGGAAGGTCCCCGCGGAAAGGCTCTACGAGGAGATGCGCTCATCGCTTCTAAGGCTCAGCAAGAGGGAGCGCGTGAAGGATATCATCGGCAGATTGAATGTATCATTGGAATATCCCGTCGGGGCGAGGATCCCCATTGAGGAAATTAAGAACAACATACTAAAAATATTCGAGACATTGAATGATATAGGAGGAGCGATTGTCGTATTCGACGAGGCGCAGTACCTGAGATATTCGACCGTGGGATTGAGACCCGTGCTCGCACATGTCTACGACTACATGGACGGGATCACCACGATCCTGACGGGGAGCGAGGTGGGGCTGCTGCACGACTTCGTGGGCGTCGACGATCCCGACTCGGAGCTCTACGGCAGATATCACTCGAGTATAGAGCTCAAGCCGCTGGACAGGGAGAAGTCGAGGGAATTCCTGAGGAGGGGATTCGGGGAGCTGGGGATCGACGTTGATGAGGGCGTCCTGGAGAGGGCGGTCTCGGAGCTGGACGGGATCATAGGCTGGCTGGTCTACTTCGGGAAGCTCTACGCGGACAGGGGCGAGGAGGCCCTGGAGGACGTCAGGTCCATGGGGGCCAGGTTGTTGAGGAAGGAGCTGGACGAGGTGTTCTCGAGGAGCCCCTACTACGCCCATATCATGAAGGCGATAGCGACCCTGGGAAGGGCCAGGTGGAAGAACGTCCTCAACTACGTGGCGGCGCAGGTGGGCAGGGCCAGCAACGTTACCGTGTCCAGGAATCTGAGGAACCTGATCAAGATGGGATTCGTGGAGAAGGATGGAGACGAGTACCTGATAGCGGATCCCATCGTGAGATACGCGATGCTGGAG